One window of the Entelurus aequoreus isolate RoL-2023_Sb linkage group LG18, RoL_Eaeq_v1.1, whole genome shotgun sequence genome contains the following:
- the LOC133633778 gene encoding A-kinase anchor protein 8-like, producing MDGRNYGSGFSNWGGGGGGGGSGNRGSGNFDLFGGNYKNSMSGFGGFGDSNSKRRLSGSSLLQQKGNHADEVIAKINQRLDMLTQLEGGMKGGRGDRFGQFESFDSLSSSRDLYRSGGSSYGCGDGRGDNMLLGQRGGSGFGGGMGLGGGGSFNSLSSSYGVAKMRQNMRESFTSGSNGGGWAGAGRRSPRRGGGAGGRGSGGGFGSFRSDPMPLGGGGGRGGGHSQGGGRGKLPSLLSNRMYCDGGGFHQGPSQGPHDFPGRHFGGGPRAGRQRGRKRPLNKQAKPQNDGQKKRKQMMTPADEPESKINKTEGSETAASNDQQEKNGNNNTSTTDVVNTEGDSGAPKQESADVNTNPEDKQTPSRAQIKRKAKMKKKRGFQERVMFACSICKFRSFYKEEMENHLDSRFHKDHFKFLSGQLSKPTTDFLQEYLHNKFEKTQQMVSQLENHSAAICQVYRDQDLTKDIGMEHFLKKVEAAHCSACDVFIPMELHMIQKHIKSHDHNYNRKGMMEQAKRGSLSVARSIVNHKVIGKKLESYLKGENPFTRNQEGEDASDMMVVDATEDQTTSIKEETESEEVSALQPAELEAPKEIQMEEGGNGDEPGGNEDEPGVEGTVEEGNPENELEGEGFEVGEEEGDGEDGYVAYVVHDEVTEDDEYAVDFEEDEVKATKAEEEAEQKE from the exons AAGGGAAACCACGCAGACGAAGTCATCGCCAAGATTAATCAGCGCTTGGACATGCTCACACAATTGGAGGGGGGTATGAAAGGGGGCCGCGGTGACAG GTTTGGCCAGTTCGAGTCTTTCGACTCGCTCTCCTCCTCCCGAGATCTCTACAGATCGGGTGGCAGTAGCTATGGTTGTGGCGATGGCCGCGGTGACAACATGCTGTTGGGCCAGCGAGGAGGCTCCGGCTTCGGAGGGGGTATGGGGCTAGGAGGGGGAGGCAGCTTCAACAGCCTCTCCTCTTCCTATGGAGTCGCTAAAATGCGACAGAATATGAGGGAGTCCTTCACCAGTGGCTCTAATGGTGGGGGATGGGCCGGAGCGGGCCGACGTTCCCCCAGAAGGGGTGGAGGTGCTGGGGGTCGAGGATCTGGAGGAGGGTTTGGGAGCTTCAGGTCAGACCCCATGCCACTAGGGGGAGGTGGTGGGCGGGGAGGCGGCCACTCTCAAGGAGGTGGTAGaggcaagctcccatccctcctgTCCAACCGCATGTACTGTGACGGTGGAGGTTTCCATCAGGGTCCCTCCCAAGGTCCCCACGACTTTCCTGGGAGGCATTTTGGAGGGGGCCCACGAGCTGGCCGCCAGCGAGGCCGCAAGAGACCCCTCAACAAA CAGGCAAAACCACAAAACGATGGCCAAAAGAAGCGGAAGCAGATGATGACACCTGCTGATGAACCAGAGTCTAAAATTAACAAGACTGAGGGCAGTGAAACAGCAGCATCAAATG ATCAACAAGAGAAAAATGGCAATAACAATACAAGTACTACAGATGTGGTA AATACTGAGGGAGATTCGG GTGCACCAAAACAGGAGAGCGCTGATGTGAATACAAATCCAGAGGACAAACAAACACCTTCTCGGGCCCAAATAAAAAGAAAAGCCAAAATGAAGAAAAAGAGGGGCTTCCAGGAAAG GGTGATGTTTGCATGCTCTATCTGCAAGTTTCGCTCATTCTACAAGGAGGAAATGGAAAATCATCTCGATAGTCGCTTCCACAAGGACCACTTCAAGTTCCTTTCCGGCCAGCTGTCTAAGCCGACCACCGACTTTCTCCAG GAATACTTGCACAACAAGTTCGAGAAGACACAACAAATGGTAAGTCAGCTGGAGAACCACAGCGCAGCCATATGTCAGGTGTATCGAGACCAGGACCTCACCAAGG ATATCGGTATGGAGCACTTCCTAAAGAAAGTGGAAGCTGCCCACTGCAGTGCATGTGATGTGTTTATTCCAATGGAGCTCCACATGATTCAGAAACACATCAAGTCCCATGACCATAATTACAACCGCAAG GGAATGATGGAGCAGGCCAAGAGAGGAAGCCTGTCTGTTGCACGCAGCATCGTCAACCATAAGGTTATTGGAAAGAAGCTGGAAAGCTACCTCAAG GGAGAAAACCCATTCACCAGAAACCAGGAGGGCGAGGATGCCTCTGACATGATGGTGGTGGATGCAACAGAGGACCAGACAACGTCGATTAAAGAAGAGACCGAATCGGAAGAGGTGTCCGCCCTGCAGCCAGCCGAGTTAGAAGCACCCAAGGAAATACAAATGGAGGAAGGAGGGAATGGGGATGAGCCAGGAGGGAATGAGGATGAGCCAGGCGTGGAAGGAACCGTGGAAGAAGGGAACCCGGAGAATGAGTTGGAAGGGGAAGGCTTTGAAgttggagaagaagaaggagacggAGAGGACGGATACGTCGCATACGTGGTCCATGATGAAGTGACCGAAGACGACGAATATGCAGTGGATTTTGAAGAGGATGAAGTTAAAGCGACAAAGGCTGAGGAGGAAGCTGAGCAAAAAGAATGA